A genomic segment from Variovorax paradoxus B4 encodes:
- a CDS encoding IclR family transcriptional regulator C-terminal domain-containing protein: MSTDLTDLSPAPAGLDKRDWIAGLERGVSIIEAFDDAHPRLTASQAGERTGMTRTAARRYLLTLQHMGYVAGDGKLFWLTPRVLRLGQSYLDSARLPRIVQPFLQRVAAGTHEIAYLSVMDGDEVVYIARNGPNRSMSTGYVLGARVPAQVTAAGMLMLALRGEAELAEWLATRQLQVFTSYTIASMERMKLELARIRAQGWALSEQQLDLNSRGIAVPLRDRHGTLVGALNITMPMGHESSEDAVARVLPVLRETAQAMRNLI; this comes from the coding sequence ATGAGCACCGATCTCACCGATCTTTCTCCCGCGCCGGCCGGCCTCGACAAGCGCGACTGGATCGCCGGACTGGAACGCGGCGTGAGCATCATCGAAGCCTTCGACGACGCCCATCCGCGCCTCACCGCCAGCCAGGCCGGCGAGCGCACCGGCATGACGCGCACGGCCGCGCGGCGCTACCTGCTGACGCTGCAGCACATGGGCTACGTGGCGGGCGACGGCAAGCTGTTCTGGCTCACGCCGCGCGTGCTGCGTCTGGGGCAGTCGTATCTCGACTCGGCACGGCTGCCGCGCATCGTCCAGCCCTTTTTGCAGCGCGTGGCCGCCGGCACGCACGAGATCGCATACCTGAGCGTGATGGACGGCGACGAGGTGGTCTACATCGCCCGCAACGGACCCAACCGAAGCATGAGCACCGGCTACGTGCTGGGCGCGCGCGTGCCGGCGCAGGTCACGGCCGCCGGCATGCTGATGCTCGCGCTGCGCGGCGAGGCCGAACTGGCCGAATGGCTGGCCACGCGGCAACTGCAGGTGTTCACCTCGTACACCATCGCGAGCATGGAGCGCATGAAGCTCGAACTGGCGCGCATCCGCGCACAGGGCTGGGCGCTGTCGGAGCAGCAGCTCGACCTCAATTCGCGCGGCATTGCCGTGCCGCTGCGCGACCGGCACGGCACGCTGGTGGGCGCGCTCAACATCACCATGCCGATGGGCCACGAAAGCTCCGAAGACGCGGTGGCGCGCGTGCTGCCGGTGCTGCGCGAAACCGCGCAGGCCATGCGCAACCTGATCTGA
- a CDS encoding Bug family tripartite tricarboxylate transporter substrate binding protein, protein MSDNHFLNEQQATRRQWLQGGSALALGGLLPSMASAQSAWPSKSVRFVVPFAPGGSSEIVARSTAAELSRTLGQSVFVDNKPGAAGNIAMSEVARSTDQHTLILGHIGTLAVNPYIFAKLPYDANKDFKPVSLLAKVPSLYVVHPDVPAKNLKEFIAYAKSNPGKLSYGSAGNGSAGHLAFEYLKMTAGVFMLHVPYRGTGPMVTDLLSGRLDASAIGAAAIIPFIKAGKVRCIATGSAKRLAQLPDVATVAEQGFPGFEMTQWYGMLAPASIEPAQLAKLSAETMKAVKSPDSMQRLTADAAEAVGGTPEQFTQFIAAEQARWQKVIARANIKPD, encoded by the coding sequence ATGTCCGACAACCACTTCCTGAATGAACAGCAGGCCACACGCCGACAGTGGCTGCAGGGCGGCAGCGCGCTGGCCCTTGGCGGGCTGCTTCCGTCGATGGCATCGGCGCAGTCGGCCTGGCCCAGCAAGTCGGTGCGCTTCGTCGTGCCCTTCGCGCCGGGCGGCAGCTCGGAGATCGTCGCGCGCTCCACCGCCGCCGAGCTCTCGCGCACGCTGGGCCAGAGCGTCTTCGTCGACAACAAGCCCGGCGCGGCCGGCAACATCGCGATGAGCGAGGTGGCGCGCAGCACCGACCAGCACACGCTGATCCTCGGACACATCGGCACGCTGGCGGTCAACCCGTACATCTTCGCCAAGCTGCCCTACGACGCGAACAAGGATTTCAAGCCCGTGAGCCTGCTGGCCAAGGTGCCCAGCCTCTACGTGGTGCACCCCGACGTGCCGGCGAAGAACCTCAAGGAGTTCATCGCCTACGCCAAGTCGAACCCCGGCAAGCTGAGCTACGGCTCCGCGGGCAACGGCAGCGCAGGCCACCTGGCCTTCGAATACCTGAAGATGACCGCCGGCGTGTTCATGCTGCACGTGCCCTACCGCGGCACTGGGCCGATGGTGACCGACCTGCTCTCGGGCCGGCTCGACGCCTCGGCCATCGGCGCGGCGGCCATCATTCCCTTCATCAAGGCCGGCAAGGTGCGCTGCATTGCCACCGGCTCGGCCAAGCGCCTGGCGCAGCTGCCCGACGTGGCCACGGTCGCCGAGCAAGGCTTCCCGGGCTTCGAGATGACGCAGTGGTACGGCATGCTCGCGCCGGCCAGCATCGAGCCCGCGCAGCTTGCCAAGCTCTCGGCCGAAACGATGAAGGCCGTGAAGTCGCCCGATTCGATGCAGCGGCTGACCGCCGATGCGGCGGAAGCCGTCGGCGGCACGCCCGAGCAGTTCACGCAGTTCATCGCGGCCGAGCAGGCCCGCTGGCAGAAGGTGATCGCCCGGGCGAACATCAAGCCCGACTGA